The Dendropsophus ebraccatus isolate aDenEbr1 chromosome 3, aDenEbr1.pat, whole genome shotgun sequence genomic interval gacctacagtacagtacacatCTGATAATGTAAATGCATCTGTACTGGaaagcgctatacaaataaatatattattattacttacaTCTGTTTTCCACTATAGATAAGCCTCTGCTGTTGTGGAGGAATTCCCTCCTTTTCTTCCACTCGTTCTTTAATCCTTTCCACCTACAGAAGATACATTATTTAATGAAAACCGGTGCAGGGTGAAATGTGATTTGCGcctgttgtaatttttttaaaaaaaaacactgaataaaatttagaactggaaaaaaaaaaaaaaagacaagaaaacTGTTGCACGCTTAGAGCATAAGTAGACTGTACTGTGCCAAAAATACCGCAAGGCTGGTCTCAGAGCAGCATAACGATGAAGATTAAAGACCTGCCCTAACCAGATATCGGCTGAGCCAGCGCTTCCTGCTGGTCCGGAGAAAGAGTTCCATtcttttttgtttggtttttaaaattTGGCATGGATTTTCATCAATGAGGATGCCATTGCACCATGATATGTAGATATTGTACTGGTCAGGGCATACAATTATATCTCCTAGGATTGGTTTGGGATCCCTGCCCTATGAGTGACAGACACCATAAATGGAAATAACTTGGTGCAATACCTTGTCAGTGGGTTCAATATCAATTTCTATCTCCTTCCCAGTCAGCGTCTAGAAAGACAATAGCAAATCATTAAACATATGACCATAAAGAGCTCAacaaacaggaaagaaaattaaagaaaaagaaaagtacgGCCAATCAGTAACGAGCAGTCAGATCCACAACTTGAGTGTCTATGGtgagaaattgaaggggttgtccagcgaaaatcttttttttctttttaaataaatgttttcagaaagttatatagagttgtaatttacttctatttaaaaatatcaagtttacccatacttatcagcttctgtatgtccggcaggaaatgttttcttttcagtctgacacagcgctctctgccaaCATccctggtcgagacaggaactgtccagagcaggagaggttttctatggggatttgctgctgctctggacagttcctgtctcggccagggatgtcagtacagagcagtgagtcagactaaaaagaaaacaacatttcctgcaggacatacagcagctgataagtatggaaagacttgacatttttaaatagaagtaaattacaattctatataactttctgaaatcagttgatttgaaagaaaaatattttcgctggataacccctttaaatttaatttgCATAAAGTTATATGGGTTTTCCATGTGACGATTGCCTACTTTGTAATGCAGAGTTAGCTCTCGGTCTGctgtgaatgaatgaatgaatgaatgaatgaatgaatggataaaaaaaaacctgtgctaAGCATGATGTAACCCTATCCTACTGCAATGTCACAGTGTAAGCCTTTACTTAGTTGAAGGACTAGATACAGTTGTTTCCTGAACTAATTtatagatttcctgacccatagggttctattgggcactCACCCCCTCCAGGATtttttgttttaatggaaaatagGCCCGGAAATTATAGGACATGTGCCCCATAAAACCCTATGggggcatccagaattccagacaacTCCGGGTGTGCATCTGAAAACTGTCCAGAATCCAGAATTAAATTTCTTATAGAAATCCTGAAAAATGAAATCTGTCCAGTGATTGTATGATGTAAACCATGTGATTATGAAGTTTGGACCTGGCCGTAGCAGTCATCCATGCTaatactgctttttttttttttttacaccaagtgTTATTCCACCcgaagggtacaaacccacacaccgtatacgcagcaaatacgcagcagatttgatgaagatttgatgctgtgttcagttatttagatctaatctgctgcgtatttgtgcagtaaatacgctgcatatatggtgtgtgggtttatacccttaaagggattcttaAATACAAGCGTGTACCTGTCACTATAAAATGCTGCAGTGTTTCAGACCTATCCCCATTATAATGCTGGTCCGGAAGGGGCTCTGAGTCATTAGGGTGGTCTCCTACTACTACTTCTCCCTGGAGTAATAGAGCTCTCCCAGTCTGGATATAGGAAGAGATCGATCAATCAGGGCTGGCGGAGTCGGTTAGAAGCTTCCGGGGGGAAACAGCTCCAGCATCTCAGAGCCAGGTTGGTTTTATTCTTATGACGTCACTAACATGCTGCAGCGTTGCAGAGTGATTCATACACCATAGTGATAGGGAGCGTGTGCTGTGTGAGctggttctttaaaaaaaaaatcctccagtCCCCAGTATAGGGATTAACCCCTTGGAGCCCAGCAATCACATGGACAGAGTGAATGAATGGGGTGCACTGTATGTGCTTGGCCAGCACCCCATTTATGATCTATTCGGGACCGGGTAATAGTGCCAAGGGCTGGGTGATGGCCCCTTATACTATGGCTGCCGCCGCTGATGGATGGCTTTCTATAAGGTTTATTGGGAAATTCAGCTAACACGTTCAGCTAACACGCTGTATGGCGAGCCCTGCCGCCATACAGCGAGCAATGGCATCATACGGGGAGCCCATTGCCATCATACGGGGAGCCCATTGCCATCATACGGGGAGCCCATTGCCATCATACGGGGAGCCCATTGCCATCATACGGGGAGCCCATTGCCATCATACGGGGAGCCCATTGCCATCATACGGGGAGCCCATTGCCATCATACGGCGAGCCCATTGCCATCATACGGCGAGCCCATTGCCATCATACGGGGAGCCCATTGCCATCATACGGGGAGCCCATTGCCATCATACGGGGAGCCCATTGCCATCATACGGGGAGCCCATTGCCATCATACGGCGAGCCCATTGCCATCATACGGCGAGCCCATTGCCATCATACGGGGAGCCCATGCCATCATACGGGGAGCCCATTGCCATCATACGGGGAGCCCATTGCCATCATACGGGGAGCCCATTGCCATCATACGGGGAGCCCATGCCATCATACGGGGAGCCCATTGCCATCATACGGGGAGCCCATGCCATCATACAGGGAGCTGAGCTCAATCTCTACAATACAGAAGCAAACTACAGCCATCCTATATGACCACACCGGGCACTGGTtatcctggctgctgctgcttcctgccaATGGATGCCGCCTCGCTACAAGCCCAGGCTGCATGTGGTCGCCATCACCCGGTAGAGCCGGcaccttctctccccctccc includes:
- the NEDD8 gene encoding NEDD8; protein product: MLIKVKTLTGKEIEIDIEPTDKVERIKERVEEKEGIPPQQQRLIYSGKQMNDEKTASDYKIQGGSVLHLVLALRGGC